One Mycobacterium kubicae genomic window carries:
- a CDS encoding PE domain-containing protein: MSYLFATPDLITSAAAGAEGIASSIRAANLAALAPTSTLAAAASDEVSAAIASLFSSYGQEYQALSAQAAAFQEQFVQALSNASRAYAAAEAVNAGPLQTIADQILGVINAPTNLLLGRPLIGDGYNGTPGTGQAGGDGGILWGNGGAGGSAGLLGQTGGRGGNAGLIGNGGAGGAGGLRSGAGGAGGAGGLLWGNGGAGGTGGIGGGVSPAGIGGIGGRAWSLFGAPGVTGQSGFYDQNLNIVTPQEAALLMLATPNENFLLIGTDGTNLSRILADPAGTPNFHLLMDQSVTSASTIVGHTSVSNPSWTTIQTGVWSETAGVTNNVYTPWTYDNWPTVYNQLEAAYGNRVDTTVIGNWPVITDIAGAGAFPADNIQFVPHSANDPYWVASQNTVGTQTQAAILNANPNKGNFIFSYFVGVDEMGHQYGGASPEYAAALRNMDYNLGQHVAGQPVDTRGVLGAVADWEAKPANLGEKWDVLMVTDHGHIDPNQFNRGHGFQSPLETATFLMWDQAGSNLPGDNGLINNSWQIVSTTPTIMNEFGIPQLPYMQGAPLTSPVFNGTYVDPGDNLFSVLSADFASQGYPDPIVNYTLDARTVAATIPYFVYDPIQGIVDAVPDFLQLPVSWIGAGIYQSLNIPAQLFVRFTGVTGNQIIPPVLNPFI, translated from the coding sequence ATGTCGTATTTATTCGCCACGCCGGACCTGATCACCTCGGCTGCGGCAGGTGCGGAGGGGATCGCCTCCTCGATCAGAGCGGCGAATCTGGCGGCGTTGGCTCCGACCAGCACGCTGGCCGCTGCCGCTAGTGACGAAGTGTCGGCGGCGATTGCCTCGCTGTTCTCCAGCTATGGCCAGGAATACCAGGCGCTCAGTGCGCAAGCGGCGGCGTTTCAGGAGCAATTCGTCCAGGCATTGAGCAACGCCAGCCGGGCGTACGCGGCCGCCGAGGCCGTCAACGCGGGCCCGCTACAGACCATCGCCGACCAGATTCTCGGTGTGATCAATGCGCCGACGAACTTGCTGTTGGGGCGTCCGTTGATCGGCGACGGGTACAACGGCACACCCGGCACCGGGCAAGCCGGCGGGGACGGCGGGATTTTGTGGGGCAACGGCGGCGCCGGCGGATCGGCTGGGTTGCTGGGCCAGACCGGTGGGCGCGGCGGCAATGCCGGGTTGATCGGTAACGGCGGGGCCGGCGGCGCGGGGGGTCTCCGAAGCGGCGCCGGCGGGGCCGGTGGCGCGGGCGGATTGCTGTGGGGGAATGGCGGGGCGGGCGGCACCGGAGGCATCGGTGGGGGAGTCAGCCCCGCGGGGATCGGTGGAATCGGTGGCCGCGCCTGGTCTTTATTCGGCGCACCCGGCGTGACCGGCCAGTCCGGCTTCTATGACCAGAACCTGAACATAGTCACCCCGCAAGAGGCCGCCTTGCTGATGTTGGCGACGCCAAACGAGAATTTCCTATTGATCGGCACCGACGGCACCAATCTCAGCAGAATTCTGGCCGACCCCGCCGGCACCCCGAACTTCCATTTGTTGATGGACCAGAGCGTCACGTCTGCGTCGACGATCGTCGGGCACACCAGCGTCTCCAACCCGTCGTGGACGACCATTCAGACCGGTGTGTGGAGCGAGACGGCCGGCGTGACCAACAACGTCTATACCCCGTGGACCTATGACAACTGGCCGACCGTGTACAACCAACTCGAGGCGGCCTACGGCAACCGCGTCGATACCACGGTCATCGGCAACTGGCCCGTCATCACCGACATCGCCGGCGCCGGGGCGTTCCCCGCCGACAACATCCAATTCGTTCCGCACTCCGCGAACGACCCGTACTGGGTGGCGTCGCAGAACACGGTCGGCACACAAACCCAAGCCGCGATCCTCAACGCCAATCCCAACAAAGGCAATTTCATCTTCTCCTACTTTGTAGGTGTCGACGAAATGGGTCATCAATACGGTGGCGCGTCTCCTGAGTACGCCGCGGCCCTTCGCAACATGGACTACAACCTGGGCCAACATGTCGCTGGCCAACCCGTGGACACTAGAGGCGTTCTAGGAGCGGTAGCCGATTGGGAGGCGAAGCCCGCCAACCTCGGCGAGAAGTGGGACGTGCTCATGGTCACCGACCACGGTCACATCGATCCCAACCAGTTCAACCGCGGTCACGGGTTCCAATCACCGCTCGAGACAGCGACATTCCTGATGTGGGATCAAGCAGGCTCGAACCTCCCCGGCGATAACGGGCTCATCAACAACTCGTGGCAAATAGTCAGTACGACGCCGACAATCATGAATGAATTCGGGATTCCGCAGCTGCCTTACATGCAGGGTGCGCCCCTGACCTCGCCCGTATTCAACGGCACGTACGTTGATCCCGGTGACAATCTGTTCAGCGTGCTCAGCGCCGACTTCGCCTCGCAAGGCTATCCGGATCCCATCGTCAACTACACCCTCGACGCGCGCACGGTCGCGGCCACGATTCCCTACTTCGTATACGACCCGATTCAAGGCATCGTCGATGCGGTGCCCGACTTCCTACAGCTACCGGTGTCATGGATTGGCGCCGGTATCTACCAGTCGCTCAACATTCCCGCTCAACTCTTCGTCCGCTTCACCGGCGTGACCGGCAACCAGATCATCCCGCCGGTCCTCAACCCGTTCATTTAG
- a CDS encoding glycoside hydrolase family 6 protein, with protein sequence MMFSASKTVTRWLAPLLTAAAVAGFVAGPVQVNPAPAVRLAADANPLAGMPFYVNPNSAAMRAAQQANPPSPELTTIANTPQSYWIVPGSSAATVAKYSGDAAAAGALPVFTLYGIPHRDCGSFAAGGFGSGAQYRGWVDGIAADLGSSPAAVIVEPDALAMADCLSADQRQERYDLIRYAVETLTRDPAAAVYVDAGHLRWHSAEDMAARLNQAGVARARGFSVNTANFFTTEDEIGYGEAISGLTNGSHYVVDTSRNGAGPAPDSALNWCNPSGRALGAAPTAATGGAHADAYLWIKRPGESDGTCDKGDPPAGTFVNQFAIDLARGAGH encoded by the coding sequence GTGATGTTCTCAGCTTCTAAAACAGTCACGCGGTGGCTCGCCCCCTTGCTGACGGCCGCGGCCGTCGCCGGTTTTGTTGCCGGCCCGGTGCAGGTCAATCCTGCCCCGGCAGTGCGGTTGGCCGCTGACGCCAACCCGCTGGCCGGCATGCCTTTCTACGTCAACCCGAACTCGGCGGCAATGCGCGCCGCGCAGCAGGCCAATCCGCCAAGTCCCGAGCTGACCACCATCGCCAACACTCCGCAGTCCTACTGGATCGTCCCGGGCTCGTCGGCCGCGACGGTCGCGAAGTACAGCGGCGACGCGGCAGCCGCGGGCGCCTTGCCGGTGTTCACGCTCTATGGAATCCCGCATCGCGACTGCGGCAGCTTCGCTGCGGGGGGCTTCGGGTCGGGCGCGCAGTACCGCGGCTGGGTCGACGGCATCGCCGCGGACCTGGGCTCGTCCCCGGCGGCGGTCATCGTGGAACCCGATGCGCTGGCCATGGCCGACTGCCTGTCAGCTGATCAGCGCCAGGAACGCTACGACCTGATTCGCTACGCTGTCGAGACGTTGACGCGCGACCCGGCCGCGGCGGTATACGTCGACGCTGGGCACTTACGTTGGCACAGCGCCGAGGACATGGCCGCCAGGCTCAACCAGGCCGGTGTCGCCCGCGCGCGGGGATTCAGCGTCAACACCGCGAACTTCTTCACCACCGAAGATGAAATCGGTTACGGCGAAGCCATATCCGGCCTCACGAACGGTTCGCACTATGTGGTCGACACCTCGCGCAACGGCGCCGGGCCAGCGCCCGACTCCGCGCTCAACTGGTGCAACCCCAGCGGTCGAGCACTCGGCGCTGCGCCCACCGCGGCGACCGGAGGCGCGCACGCCGACGCCTATTTGTGGATCAAACGTCCCGGCGAATCCGACGGAACCTGCGACAAGGGTGATCCGCCGGCGGGTACGTTCGTCAATCAGTTCGCCATCGACTTGGCCCGCGGGGCGGGACACTAG
- a CDS encoding PaaX family transcriptional regulator C-terminal domain-containing protein, translated as MDRLTARSVILSLLLGLHPPSATSGELIRLTSGFAISDAALRVALTRMVVNGDLVRSPDGYRLSDRLLARQRKQDDALRPPTRVWRGSWLTVVITSVGTDPRTRADARKALYDNRLAELREGVWIRPDNLKLELPVDLQERVRILYTYDNAPAELAGLLWDLPGWAEHGRELLQALDNSSDAFERFVAAAAIMRHLMTDPVLPDNLLPPRWPGDELRAAYAEYAAEVSDSRYRPDAVAT; from the coding sequence ATTGACCGGCTCACAGCGCGCTCTGTGATCCTGAGCCTCTTACTGGGCCTGCACCCGCCGTCGGCAACGTCGGGCGAATTGATTCGACTCACTTCAGGCTTCGCGATCTCCGATGCCGCGCTGCGGGTAGCGCTTACGCGGATGGTCGTCAACGGCGACCTGGTCCGATCCCCGGACGGCTACCGTCTCTCGGATCGATTGTTGGCCCGGCAGCGGAAACAAGATGACGCCCTGCGGCCGCCGACGCGTGTGTGGCGCGGATCTTGGCTAACGGTGGTGATTACCAGCGTCGGAACCGATCCCCGGACGCGTGCTGATGCCCGGAAAGCGTTATATGACAACCGGTTGGCTGAATTGCGTGAGGGCGTGTGGATACGCCCTGACAATCTCAAACTCGAGCTGCCCGTCGATCTGCAGGAGCGAGTGCGGATCCTTTACACGTACGACAACGCACCCGCTGAGCTCGCGGGCCTGTTGTGGGATCTTCCCGGCTGGGCAGAGCATGGGCGGGAGCTTCTTCAGGCACTGGACAACAGTTCCGACGCGTTTGAGCGATTCGTTGCCGCGGCCGCGATCATGCGACACCTGATGACCGATCCGGTACTGCCGGACAATCTGTTACCTCCCCGCTGGCCCGGCGATGAACTGCGGGCGGCATACGCCGAGTACGCCGCGGAAGTCTCCGACAGTCGTTATCGGCCCGACGCTGTGGCGACATAG
- a CDS encoding TetR/AcrR family transcriptional regulator, whose amino-acid sequence MEADMSLRDRKKALTRRAILEAAHRLFAERGFDKVTVAEIADAANVSVKTLFVYFRSKEDLAFSDYDLVDTLVAALASRSEQTSPSRAVADALIDRFREQPEAVAGILNSSWVYGESPALQTGILRRWSILEDRITQELAREAGRPATATMRFQAIQLVGLVRCATSEELRAEIDPSDPRSSTKFARWMRSAARSIAD is encoded by the coding sequence ATGGAAGCAGACATGTCGCTGCGGGACCGCAAGAAAGCGCTGACCCGCCGTGCGATCCTCGAAGCGGCGCACCGCCTGTTCGCAGAACGCGGATTCGACAAGGTGACTGTCGCCGAGATTGCCGATGCGGCCAACGTGTCGGTAAAGACCCTCTTCGTCTACTTTCGGTCCAAAGAAGATCTCGCCTTCTCCGACTACGACCTGGTGGACACGCTGGTGGCGGCACTGGCGTCGCGGTCGGAGCAAACTTCACCCTCGCGGGCCGTAGCCGACGCTTTGATCGATAGATTCCGCGAGCAACCAGAGGCTGTCGCCGGCATATTGAACTCATCTTGGGTGTACGGCGAGTCGCCCGCCTTGCAGACGGGAATATTGCGGCGATGGTCAATCTTGGAGGACCGCATCACCCAGGAGCTCGCTCGCGAAGCTGGAAGACCTGCTACCGCAACGATGCGGTTCCAGGCCATACAACTCGTGGGCCTGGTTCGCTGCGCCACATCTGAGGAGCTGCGAGCCGAAATCGATCCGAGCGACCCTCGAAGCTCTACGAAGTTCGCCCGCTGGATGCGCAGCGCGGCTCGCAGTATTGCGGATTGA
- a CDS encoding fatty acid--CoA ligase, translating into MKSTMRETPLLTKEILRHGTALCGDQTVVTATADGYRRATFAEIGRRVANLAHGLRGLGVSGDQRVATFMWNNQEHLEAFFAVPCMGAVLHTLNIRLGAEQLSYVANQADDRVVIANHSLLPLLAEVLPQLSSVHTVVVVGDGALDALAPCRKNIIRYDELLDGQPCEFDWPDMSETSAAAMCYTSGTTGDPKGVVYSHRSTFLHSMAVCMPNAMAVTAGDRILPIVPMFHANAWGLPYAAMMAGASLVMADRYMQASRLVDMIAEHNVTIAAAVPTVINDVMCYLRDNPGHDVSSLRLVPCGGSAVPHSLMREFQDKYGVPIRQAWGMTETSPLAAVAWPPADVPDNEHWPLRNTAGRPLCGVEARVVADDGRVLPRDGKSVGELEVRGPWVTASYFADHDSGRSEDGWLRTGDVASIDSRGFITLTDRAKDVIKSGGEWISSVELENHLMAHPAVMEACVVAVPDPRWQERPLAAVVLSDGVDVSAGELRSFLGERVPRWQLPERWAFIDEVPRTSVGKFDKKAVRSRYAQSRYDVVTCRD; encoded by the coding sequence GTGAAGAGCACGATGCGGGAAACTCCGCTCCTTACCAAGGAAATTCTTCGACACGGCACCGCGCTGTGTGGAGATCAGACGGTGGTGACGGCGACCGCCGACGGCTATCGCAGGGCCACGTTCGCGGAGATCGGGCGTCGCGTGGCCAACTTAGCGCACGGGTTGCGCGGGCTGGGGGTCAGCGGTGATCAGCGGGTGGCGACGTTTATGTGGAACAACCAGGAACACCTCGAAGCGTTCTTCGCGGTGCCCTGTATGGGAGCTGTCTTGCACACGCTCAACATTCGATTGGGTGCCGAGCAGCTCTCCTACGTTGCCAACCAGGCCGACGACCGGGTGGTGATCGCCAACCACTCGCTGCTCCCGCTGCTGGCCGAGGTGCTGCCCCAGCTCAGCTCCGTGCATACGGTGGTGGTGGTTGGCGACGGCGCTCTGGACGCTCTAGCCCCGTGCCGCAAGAACATAATTCGCTATGACGAACTCCTGGACGGGCAACCTTGCGAGTTCGACTGGCCTGACATGAGCGAAACATCTGCTGCCGCAATGTGTTACACCAGCGGCACGACTGGCGACCCGAAAGGCGTCGTGTATAGCCACAGGTCGACGTTCCTGCATTCGATGGCGGTGTGCATGCCGAACGCCATGGCGGTTACCGCCGGTGACCGAATTCTGCCGATCGTGCCGATGTTTCATGCCAACGCCTGGGGTCTGCCCTACGCCGCCATGATGGCTGGGGCCAGCCTCGTGATGGCCGACCGGTACATGCAGGCCAGTCGGTTAGTCGACATGATCGCGGAGCACAACGTGACGATTGCCGCGGCTGTGCCAACGGTGATCAACGACGTCATGTGCTACCTACGTGACAATCCCGGCCACGACGTGTCATCGCTGCGCTTGGTCCCCTGCGGCGGCTCCGCCGTTCCGCACAGCTTGATGAGGGAGTTCCAGGACAAGTACGGCGTGCCGATCCGGCAGGCGTGGGGTATGACCGAGACGTCCCCGCTGGCCGCCGTGGCGTGGCCGCCGGCGGATGTCCCTGACAACGAGCACTGGCCGTTGCGTAATACCGCGGGCCGCCCACTATGCGGAGTTGAGGCTCGGGTCGTGGCGGACGACGGTCGCGTCTTACCTCGCGATGGCAAATCGGTAGGGGAGCTTGAGGTTCGGGGGCCCTGGGTCACCGCCTCGTACTTCGCGGACCACGACTCGGGACGGTCCGAGGACGGCTGGTTACGTACGGGCGACGTGGCCAGCATCGACTCGCGCGGGTTCATCACTTTGACAGATCGTGCCAAAGACGTGATCAAGTCTGGGGGCGAATGGATCTCGTCGGTCGAGTTGGAGAACCACCTCATGGCCCACCCCGCTGTTATGGAGGCGTGTGTGGTGGCCGTACCCGACCCACGGTGGCAGGAGCGGCCGTTAGCGGCCGTCGTATTGAGTGACGGTGTCGACGTCTCAGCCGGGGAGTTGCGTAGTTTCCTTGGCGAGCGGGTGCCGCGCTGGCAACTACCCGAACGGTGGGCGTTCATCGACGAGGTGCCGCGGACGAGCGTCGGCAAGTTCGACAAGAAAGCCGTTCGCTCGCGGTACGCCCAGTCCCGCTACGACGTCGTCACCTGTCGTGACTGA
- a CDS encoding tyrosine-type recombinase/integrase, producing the protein MRVLKSDSGYVLEGDWDGQDAVNAFLNHLAGRGFSAATVRAYAFDVANLSRFLVQQAVGLAAVDAPLVFDWIDWQGVRRTDQPTGGHRSSTPPAASTVNRRVAAVRALFEYLVMTGVCTDNPVPSPRRGQGLRQSQRGLLGHLGPGRARSGGRLVRQPQRLPESLSTNDVDAFLATLATHRDRAMVLVMLLGGLRSAEARGLLLADVDMGRRRLRVIGKGGKERHVPVDAAFFTELAAYLRWERPPGLATPQCFVVLRGPTTGAPVSEAGLRSLFRRHRETSGATRVRPHRLRHTYGTELSAAGIDLLALRALMGHVSPETTARYVHLSIEQLAAEYGAARATLAGARQ; encoded by the coding sequence ATGCGGGTACTCAAGAGCGACAGCGGATATGTCCTGGAGGGCGACTGGGACGGGCAGGACGCGGTGAACGCGTTTCTCAACCATTTGGCGGGACGGGGGTTCAGCGCGGCCACGGTGCGGGCCTACGCATTCGACGTCGCCAATTTGAGCCGGTTCCTCGTCCAGCAAGCGGTCGGGCTCGCCGCGGTCGATGCGCCGTTGGTGTTCGACTGGATCGACTGGCAAGGCGTCCGCCGAACGGACCAGCCCACCGGCGGTCACCGCTCGTCGACCCCGCCGGCAGCTTCGACGGTGAACCGCCGGGTCGCGGCAGTGCGCGCGTTATTCGAGTATCTGGTGATGACCGGTGTCTGCACCGACAATCCGGTGCCGTCGCCGCGGCGGGGACAGGGGCTGCGCCAGTCGCAGCGGGGGTTGCTCGGTCATCTGGGTCCCGGGCGTGCACGCAGTGGCGGTAGGTTGGTGCGTCAGCCGCAGCGTCTTCCGGAATCGTTGTCCACCAACGATGTCGACGCGTTCCTGGCGACACTGGCAACGCACCGGGACCGGGCGATGGTGCTGGTGATGCTACTCGGAGGGCTGCGTTCGGCCGAGGCGCGTGGCCTGCTGCTCGCCGACGTCGATATGGGCCGGCGCCGGCTTCGGGTGATCGGCAAGGGCGGCAAGGAACGTCATGTCCCGGTCGATGCGGCGTTCTTCACCGAGCTCGCCGCCTACCTGCGATGGGAGCGGCCGCCGGGGTTGGCGACGCCGCAGTGCTTCGTAGTGCTGCGCGGCCCGACGACCGGTGCACCGGTCAGCGAGGCCGGGCTGCGCAGCCTGTTCCGTCGGCACCGGGAGACCTCTGGCGCCACAAGAGTCCGCCCGCACCGTTTACGGCATACCTACGGCACCGAATTGTCGGCGGCCGGAATCGATCTGCTGGCGTTGCGGGCGTTGATGGGGCATGTCTCGCCGGAGACCACGGCCCGCTACGTGCATTTGTCGATCGAGCAGCTCGCCGCCGAATACGGTGCTGCTCGTGCGACGTTGGCCGGAGCCCGGCAGTGA